From Desulfomonilaceae bacterium, a single genomic window includes:
- a CDS encoding NifB/NifX family molybdenum-iron cluster-binding protein, with the protein MKIAVTSTGKTIESSIDPRFGRAPFILIVDDDCNLIEAIDNSTNVNAMRGAGIQAAKTIADRKVDLLLTGRCGPNAFTTLEAAGIKVGVEQSGTVREAVERLKRNDVPLADKPNAEAHW; encoded by the coding sequence ATGAAAATAGCTGTGACATCTACGGGGAAAACAATTGAATCCTCGATTGATCCGCGTTTCGGACGGGCCCCGTTCATTCTCATAGTGGATGACGATTGCAACTTGATTGAGGCAATTGACAATTCTACTAATGTAAACGCTATGCGGGGAGCTGGAATTCAGGCTGCAAAGACGATCGCCGACAGAAAAGTTGACCTACTTTTGACTGGTCGTTGCGGTCCTAATGCGTTTACGACCCTGGAAGCCGCCGGCATCAAAGTTGGCGTCGAACAATCGGGAACAGTTCGTGAGGCTGTTGAACGACTGAAGAGAAATGACGTGCCGCTTGCCGACAAACCTAACGCTGAGGCTCACTGGTAA
- a CDS encoding 4Fe-4S binding protein gives MLANYGYSDGSGNYFITIDTDRCNACGACVEACPARIFQVVNEDPNDPMNEEPLAIVVPGENKKLKYECSPCKPSGDNRPVLPCMAACEVCAISHSW, from the coding sequence ATGTTAGCTAACTACGGATATAGCGACGGGTCGGGAAACTATTTCATAACCATAGACACTGACAGGTGCAATGCCTGTGGCGCATGCGTCGAGGCCTGTCCAGCCCGAATTTTTCAGGTAGTTAACGAAGACCCGAATGATCCGATGAATGAGGAACCATTGGCAATAGTTGTCCCTGGGGAAAATAAGAAACTCAAATACGAATGTAGTCCCTGCAAGCCGTCTGGAGACAATAGACCTGTCCTTCCATGTATGGCGGCCTGCGAGGTGTGCGCCATCTCTCATTCCTGGTAG
- a CDS encoding ATP-binding protein: MIVAVASGKGGTGKTTVATSLAMVLGNRAQILDCDVEEPNCHILLKPTILTTDAVNLPVPSVDLQKCTLCGKCGEVCQFSAIVPIGKTVIAFPELCHGCGACSMLCPEKAIQEVPRNLGVVETGMAGPLEFVQGRIRIGEAMAPPLIRAVKTQISGDKFAILDAPPGASCPVITTVKGSDFVIMVTEPTPFGLNDLEIAVEAIQGLGIPMGIVINRSDIGDSGVKDFCRNKGLPLLMEIPHHRRIAEGYAKGAPLIESMPEYADKFKKLTDDISMIIGIPSKGSSL, from the coding sequence ATGATTGTAGCGGTTGCGAGCGGAAAGGGAGGCACTGGCAAGACGACAGTGGCTACCAGCCTTGCGATGGTTCTCGGGAATCGAGCCCAAATATTGGATTGTGACGTTGAGGAACCCAACTGCCACATCTTGCTTAAACCTACCATTCTGACGACTGATGCGGTGAATTTGCCAGTACCGTCAGTGGATCTTCAAAAATGTACTTTATGCGGGAAATGCGGTGAAGTTTGCCAATTTAGCGCTATAGTGCCAATAGGAAAAACTGTCATCGCGTTCCCGGAACTTTGTCATGGGTGTGGGGCTTGTTCAATGTTATGTCCTGAGAAGGCCATTCAGGAAGTCCCCAGAAATTTGGGAGTAGTTGAAACCGGAATGGCAGGACCTCTGGAATTCGTACAGGGGCGAATTAGAATTGGGGAAGCAATGGCTCCTCCTCTGATAAGAGCGGTAAAAACCCAAATCAGCGGCGATAAGTTCGCCATTCTTGACGCGCCCCCTGGAGCTTCATGTCCAGTCATAACGACGGTGAAGGGATCCGATTTCGTAATCATGGTAACTGAACCAACACCGTTTGGTCTTAACGATCTTGAAATCGCGGTCGAGGCTATCCAAGGGTTAGGCATTCCCATGGGGATAGTCATCAACAGATCTGACATAGGTGACTCTGGTGTCAAGGATTTTTGCCGGAATAAAGGCCTTCCATTGTTAATGGAAATCCCCCATCATCGGAGAATAGCGGAAGGCTATGCCAAAGGAGCGCCTTTGATTGAATCGATGCCTGAGTATGCTGATAAATTCAAAAAACTGACGGATGATATTTCAATGATTATTGGTATACCGTCGAAAGGGTCCAGTTTGTAA
- a CDS encoding 4Fe-4S binding protein, which produces MKEVTVISGKGGTGKTSITASFAFLAKNRVLADCDVDAADLHVVTQPEIIHQEDFFGGKKAVIDLDKCSLCGICKENCRYSAISSSFVVDQTACEGCALCHYLCPESAIAMKETLNGKWFISNTRFGPMVHANLIPGEENSGKLVALVRNQAKMIAEERNMDIVIVDGAPGVGCPVISSITGVDHVLVVTEPTMSGLHDMKRAAELVRNFNIPISLVINKWDIHPGMTLKIEEFAKSENISLAGKIPYDRAVTDSMVRRRTVVEEGPGPASDAIVEVWENLNQRIWQ; this is translated from the coding sequence ATGAAGGAAGTAACCGTAATTAGTGGTAAAGGCGGAACGGGCAAAACTTCAATTACGGCCTCATTCGCTTTTCTGGCTAAAAATAGAGTCTTGGCTGATTGTGACGTGGATGCGGCGGACCTTCATGTTGTGACCCAACCGGAAATAATCCATCAGGAGGATTTTTTCGGAGGCAAAAAGGCCGTAATAGACCTCGACAAATGTTCACTTTGCGGGATTTGTAAAGAAAATTGCAGATACAGCGCCATTAGCTCAAGCTTTGTTGTTGATCAAACCGCTTGTGAAGGTTGCGCTCTGTGCCATTATCTTTGTCCTGAATCCGCAATCGCAATGAAAGAGACTCTCAACGGCAAATGGTTCATTTCGAACACGCGCTTCGGACCTATGGTTCATGCCAACCTTATTCCTGGTGAGGAGAATTCCGGAAAACTTGTGGCCCTCGTTCGAAATCAGGCAAAAATGATAGCTGAAGAGCGAAATATGGACATAGTAATTGTGGATGGAGCCCCAGGCGTGGGCTGTCCCGTAATTTCATCCATCACTGGAGTTGACCACGTTTTAGTAGTCACGGAACCGACTATGTCCGGATTGCATGACATGAAAAGGGCGGCGGAACTCGTCAGAAACTTTAATATCCCTATTTCATTGGTAATCAACAAATGGGACATCCATCCCGGCATGACCTTGAAAATCGAGGAGTTCGCCAAATCCGAGAACATCTCATTGGCTGGAAAAATACCTTATGATAGGGCTGTCACAGATTCAATGGTTAGACGGAGAACAGTTGTTGAGGAAGGACCCGGCCCGGCCAGTGACGCGATCGTTGAAGTGTGGGAAAATTTAAATCAGCGCATTTGGCAATAG
- a CDS encoding Mrp/NBP35 family ATP-binding protein: protein MSEKVECSSDATCGTCGSASSCDSAAQAKHAEEILQTTLSKIKYRIAVMSGKGGVGKSTVAVNLAVALARSGRSVGLFDADVHGPNVPKMLGLNASVPSMGPNGLVPVQAGENLKVISMAFMLDNPDTPVVWRGPMKHSLFQQFLSDVDWGPLDYLVVDLPPGTGDEPLSIAQLLGQPLWAIIVTTPQEVALLDSRKSVIFARTLEMKTLGIVENMSGLVCPHCKGVVDLFKTGGGAKAATELGVPLLGVIPIDPQIVTGGDAGITIESADPTGSSAEAFRELARKVETEIWRG from the coding sequence ATGTCGGAAAAAGTTGAATGTTCATCTGATGCGACGTGCGGAACTTGCGGCTCAGCCTCAAGTTGCGATTCAGCCGCCCAAGCGAAACATGCCGAAGAAATTTTGCAGACCACGCTTTCAAAAATAAAATATCGTATAGCCGTTATGAGCGGGAAAGGTGGAGTAGGCAAATCTACCGTGGCCGTCAACCTTGCGGTGGCATTAGCAAGGTCGGGAAGATCCGTAGGCCTTTTTGACGCTGATGTCCATGGGCCCAACGTCCCCAAGATGCTGGGTCTGAACGCCTCTGTTCCCAGTATGGGACCAAACGGACTTGTTCCAGTCCAGGCCGGTGAGAATCTCAAGGTAATATCAATGGCGTTCATGTTGGACAACCCCGATACTCCGGTTGTCTGGAGAGGACCGATGAAACATTCGCTGTTTCAACAATTTCTTTCCGATGTAGACTGGGGACCCCTGGATTATCTGGTTGTTGATCTGCCACCGGGGACCGGAGATGAACCATTGAGTATCGCACAGTTACTAGGACAACCGCTGTGGGCGATCATAGTAACCACGCCTCAGGAGGTGGCCCTTCTAGATTCAAGGAAATCCGTGATCTTCGCACGAACCCTTGAAATGAAGACGCTCGGCATAGTTGAAAACATGAGCGGATTGGTATGCCCGCATTGTAAAGGCGTCGTGGATTTGTTCAAGACGGGTGGAGGCGCCAAAGCCGCTACTGAACTTGGTGTGCCTCTTCTTGGAGTAATTCCTATTGATCCCCAGATTGTTACCGGTGGTGACGCCGGCATCACTATTGAATCCGCGGATCCTACGGGGTCGTCGGCAGAAGCTTTCAGAGAATTGGCGAGAAAAGTTGAGACAGAGATATGGCGAGGATGA
- a CDS encoding iron-sulfur cluster assembly scaffold protein, with product MRSENDIFDDIEGLVLKDAAKLYSPIVIDHFNNPRNFGSLDDADAYTFMSGMCGDTIGIFVNMAGPTISKIGFVTNGCGPTIACASALTCMAEGKAPEDAGKITSEQLMEFLGGLPREHTHCADLAVNTLRGALAKLG from the coding sequence ATGAGATCTGAGAACGATATTTTTGATGATATAGAAGGACTAGTCCTTAAAGACGCAGCTAAGCTTTATTCTCCTATTGTTATTGATCATTTCAACAATCCCAGGAATTTTGGCTCCCTGGATGACGCTGACGCATACACTTTCATGAGCGGAATGTGCGGAGACACTATCGGAATTTTCGTGAATATGGCCGGACCCACAATCTCCAAGATAGGATTTGTGACAAATGGATGCGGCCCTACCATTGCCTGCGCCAGCGCCTTGACCTGTATGGCCGAAGGCAAGGCGCCTGAAGACGCCGGCAAAATTACATCTGAACAGTTGATGGAATTTCTCGGGGGTCTCCCTAGAGAACACACTCATTGCGCAGACCTCGCTGTAAACACACTACGAGGCGCTCTGGCAAAGTTAGGATGA
- a CDS encoding iron-sulfur cluster assembly protein yields the protein MGRELLENDVKTALTKIIDPETRLSIMRMGIIKGVSVNDIGAVTVIFRPSSPNCPMAYALAGAIKNTIESIPGVKSLFISVENFSKAKHLEEVVNV from the coding sequence ATGGGAAGAGAACTTTTGGAGAACGACGTAAAAACAGCGCTCACGAAAATTATTGACCCGGAGACTCGGCTTAGCATAATGCGTATGGGCATTATCAAGGGAGTTTCAGTAAATGATATTGGCGCTGTGACTGTGATTTTCCGACCATCATCGCCAAATTGTCCTATGGCGTATGCTTTGGCGGGAGCGATAAAAAACACAATTGAGTCTATCCCAGGGGTCAAATCCCTGTTTATCAGTGTAGAAAATTTTTCAAAGGCCAAACATCTCGAGGAAGTCGTCAATGTTTGA
- a CDS encoding NifB/NifX family molybdenum-iron cluster-binding protein, with translation MARESVAVPSMNPGGLDAPRSGHFGHCDVFTLVHVEDGAIKEVSIVENPPHVQGGCFAPVNTLHQSGANALIVGGIGMRPLMGFKEVGIDVYYGPEGETVGSVIGQLLEGKLQIIAPNQVCGGGGA, from the coding sequence ATGGCAAGAGAAAGTGTCGCTGTTCCATCCATGAACCCTGGCGGACTAGACGCCCCTCGATCAGGCCACTTTGGGCATTGTGATGTGTTCACGCTTGTTCATGTCGAAGATGGAGCGATTAAGGAAGTCTCCATAGTCGAAAACCCCCCGCATGTTCAAGGTGGTTGTTTTGCCCCAGTAAACACCCTACATCAAAGCGGAGCAAATGCTCTTATTGTAGGCGGCATTGGCATGCGCCCGCTGATGGGATTCAAAGAGGTTGGAATCGACGTTTACTATGGACCTGAAGGTGAAACCGTCGGATCGGTGATAGGTCAATTACTTGAGGGCAAATTGCAGATAATTGCGCCTAACCAGGTTTGTGGCGGCGGTGGAGCGTGA